Genomic DNA from Nocardioides aquaticus:
GGTGATGACGACCTTCAGCTTCCACAAGGAGGCCATCTACCGCGACCTGATGGACCACGAGTCCCACGTCGTCAGCCACCCCGTGGTCCAGCTCGTGGCCCTGGGCGCTGACGCACCTCACGTCGACGCCTTCAGCTTCACCGCACCGGGCAGCAGCGGGAACATCGACGAAGAGCGGCCCCCGGAGATGCTGCACAGCATCCTCGACGCCGACTCGTCGCAGCGCGCGTGCATCATCGCAGCGCGCGACGGCCGCAGCTTCGTGATGGACGGCCCCCCGGGTACGGGCAAGAGTCAGACCATCGCCAACATCGTCGCCGAGCTCATCGCCGACGGGAAGCGGGTGCTGTTCGTCTCGGAGAAGGCTGCCGCGCTCGACGTCGTCCGCGACCGTCTCTCGGGCAAGGGGCTGGGCGACTTCACCTTCGAGCTTCACAGTCACGCCGCCACCCGGCGTGAGGTCGTGCGTCAGCTGAACGAGGCGCTGACCCGGCGTTCGACAGCCCGCGGGGCCTTCACCGAGGGCGAACGGCACACGCTTCAGCGCACACGTTCCGACCTCAGCGGCTGGGCAGCTGCGGTGAACGAGGTGCGCCCCGGGCTCGGCCGCTCGTTGTTCGAGGTCCTCGGACGGCTCGTCGAGCTGGACCAGGTCGAGCACCGCCCGCACGAGTCCCCGGCAGAATGGCTCGACCTCACGCCGACGCGGCTCGACGACCTGCTCGACACGGCCGGCCGTCTCTCGCGGGCCTGGCGACCCGCGAGAGACGGCGACGACTTCCTCTGGCGCGACCTGGCGGTCTCGCAGCACTCACGGGCTCAGATCGATGAGGCTGGTGCGGCGACTGCTGCCCTGGCGGACGAGGCCCGGGCCCTGGCCATGCGGTCCCGGTCCGTGGACGAGGACCTCGCCCTGTCCTGGCCGACCGACGAGCGCTCCGCCCGCACCCGCCTCGCCCTGCTCGAGGCGCTCGAGGCGCGGCCGGTGGTCCCGCCGCACTGGCTCACCCGGCCAGACCTCCGGGCGGTCCTGGACCGAGCGGCTCAGCTGGAACGCGCCGTCGACGAGCACGACCGGAGCACCACCGGGCTCGCCGAGGTCGTGGGAGCCGACGGGGTGGACCGGATCGACCCGGACGCCTGCGCGGCAGTCACCGGTCTGGAGGACCTCGGCGCCGTCGTGCTCTGGAGCCCGGCGCCGTCCACCACGTCGACAGACCTGGACGCAGCCGTCGACTTCCTGCGCGAGTCACCCATTCGACTGGCGCAGGTCGTCGAGGACGCCCGTCAGATCGGCAGCATGCTCGGCATCCCGACCGAACGGGTCACCATGCGCAGAGCGGTCGAGCTCGGCCACCTGGCCGCGCTCGGTGGGTCGTCCGCACTGCCCGAGCGCGCCTGGCTCAACCCCGCCGTCCAGGCCGCGCTCCAGGAGTCGATGCGCGCGCTCAGCTCCGTCGTCGAGCTCGTCCGAGAGCGCCGGCAGGCAGTCGAGGAGGTCTTCACCACCGAGGCTCTCAACACCGACCTGCACGCCCTCGAGGTCAGGTTCCGCGACTCGCACACCGGCCTGCGGGCCTTCAGCGCCGCGGCAAGGGCGGACAAGAAGCTCCTCCGGTCCATCAGTGTCTCCGGACGATCCGACAAGTCCGTCCGCGCACGGCTGCCCGAGGCAGTCGCCTGGCGCCGCGCGGAGGCGGCGCTCTGGGACACCGAGCAGGAGCACAGCGGCCGGCTGGGTTCCTACTACCAGCGCACCGCCACGGACTTCGGAAGGCTCGGCGACGCTCTGGAGACCGCCCGGCGCGCCGTCGAGCTGGCCGGCAACGACCTCAACGGCGGTCCGATGGGCGACCAGCTCAGCCGGGACGGGAACCCCGACCCTCGTCTGACGGTCGTCTCCCAGAGGCTGCTCAGCGCAGCCGGCTCGTGGTCGACGGACGCGGCCAGGCTCCTCGGGGAGGAGGTGTCCGCCGGCTTGCAGGACCTCCCCGTCGACGTCGCAGCGGATCGCGCCCAGGACACCTTCGTGGCGCTGGAGCCGGTGGGCGCTGCTGTCCGTCATGTGTCGGTGGCTGCGGGTGGCCCTCGCACCGTCGAGCAGGCGGTGCTCGTCCACGCGCACTCCATCCGGCTCGCCTCGGCCCTGGTCAAGATCTACGACTCGTACTCAGCGGACCAGGAGCTCCTCGGGGACCTGTACCAGGGCCTCGCCACCGACTGGGGGGACATGAGGAAGGCGCTCGACTGGACGACTGGTGTGCGCGACCTTCTCGGCGGTGCCGCGCTCGACCGGCAGGCCGAGCGCATGCTGAAGCCGGTCGTCCTGTCGAGCGACCTCCGCGCGTCGCTGGAGACCTTCGGCCGTGCCCTGGACCGCTGGTCGGTCCTGTTCGAGGGTTCGCGCGCGCTCGTTCTGCGTGCAGAGGTCGCATCCGACCTCGGGGACGGAGTGACGCTGCTCGACGACATGCACCGTTCTCACGTGACCGACATCAACGAGTGGGACGCCTACGAGACGTTGAGCCGTTCGCTGGCACAGTCAGAACTCCAGGCGGTGGTCCGACACCTGGTGCGGTCGAGGACCGACGCCACCGCGGTCCCGGGTGCGATCGAGTGGACCGTGCTGCAGGCCTGGACCGAGGCTGTCGTCGCCTCCGACGAGCGTCTGGTGCTCAGTCGCTCCGCTGACAGGGACTCGCTGGTCGAGAAGTTCCGCAACCTGGACCGCGACCAGGTCGGTCGCGCCAACATCTCTGTGGCAGCGGCGTGCAGTGCCCGGCGGCCGAGCTCGGTCACGGGCTCCTCGGTCCAGCTGATCCGACGCGAGGCGCAGAAGAAGACACGCCACCTCCCTATCCGCGACCTCCTCGCGCGGACTCACGAGATCGTGCAGGAGCTCAAGCCCTGCTTCATGATGAGTCCGCTCTCGGTGTCGCAGTTCCTACCGGGTGACATGACCTTCGACACCGTCATCTTCGACGAGGCCTCCCAGGTGCTGCCCTCGGACGCCATCAACTGCATCTACCGGGCGGGTCAGCTCATCGTGGCGGGTGACGAGAAGCAGCTGCCTCCGACCTCCTTCTTCGCCCAGGCCGTCAGCGACGAGGACGTCGACGAGGACCTCGACCTCTTCGAGTGCGTCCTCAAGTCCTGCAAGAGCTCGCTGCCGTCCCTCCCGCTCACCTGGCACTACCGCAGCCAGCACGAGTCCCTCATCACCTACAGCAACTACCGCTTCTACACGCCTGACGGCGACGCCCTCCAGACGTTCCCCGGTGCGACGTACAGCGCGCCAGACCTCGGGGTGGAGTCGTACGTCGTCAACGGCGTCTACCAGCGCGGGAGCAGCCGGGACAACCCGGTCGAGGCAGAGGCCGTGGTCGACCGTGTGCTGTTCCACCGTCAGCAGCATCCTCACCTCTCCATCGGTGTCGTCACCTTCTCGTCGGCACAGGAGAACGCCATCGCCGCCGCCCTCGAGCGCAGGTCGTTGTCCGAGCCGTCGCTGGCCGGTCTGCTCGACGACCACGACCGCCTGAACGGGTTCTTCGTCAAGAACCTCGAGAACGTCCAGGGCGACGAGCGCGACATCATCGTCTTCAGCATCGGGTACGGACCCGACGACCAGGGCCGGTTCACGATGAACTTCGGTCCGGTGGGACGTCAGGGCGGATGGCGCCGGCTGAACGTCGCCATCACCCGTGCCAGACGCCGGGTCGAGGTCGTGACGTCCTTCCGCGCCGGTGAGATGCGTGAGGGGTCCAACGAGAGCCTGGCTCATCTCCGCGGCTACCTCGACTTCGCGGAACGTGGACCGTCAGCGCTCGGCATCGAGGACGCGGACGACGGCCGGGACGACAGCGACGCACTGGTGCGGGACGTCGTGGCAGAGATCAGCTCCTGGGGGTACGACGTGTCGACGAAGGTCGGGAGCGCCGCCTACCGCGTGGACATCGCGGTACGGCACCCGGACCGTCCGGGCGAGTACGTGGTCGGCATCGAGTGCGACGGGCCGACCTACAGGGACGCAGCCAGCGCCCGCGACCGCGACCGTCTGCGGGAGTCCGTTCTCCGCGGGCTCGGGTGGCGCCTGCACCGGGTCTGGGCCGTCGCCTGGTACCGCGACCGTCGCCAGGAGTCCGCCCGGCTGCGCCAAGCCATCGACGCTGCCATCTCCGGCGGCAGCGGCACGAACCTCCCGGAGGCCCCGGCGCCGGTCGCACTGGAGACCGAGGAGGTGGACCTCGACGCTGCACCGGACTGGGCAGTGCCCTACCGCGCGTTCCTCCGCTCCCCCGGGGGACCAGCCACCCCTTGGCCTCGGTCGAGGCACGACCTGCGCTGCAGGCCTACATCTCCCAGGTGCTGGCCACAGAGGCTCCGGTTCACCGCGACCTGCTCTCGAAGCGGGTGCGTGAGGCGTTCGGAGTCGGGCGGGTCGGGTCGGCGATCAGGCAGAACGTCGAGTTCGTCACCACTCGCCTCACGATCGAGGGCGAGCCGGTGACCACCGACATGGGCGGGTTCTTCCGTCTGGGGCCCGCAGAGCGGGTACGGGTGCCGGCCGACGACGACGAGATCCGCACCGTCGCCCAGATGCCACCGGACGAGATGGACCTCGCCGTCGTGAACCTGACCCGGGACGCCGTGACGGTGGAGGACGAGGCCCTAGTGGGCGCGGTGTGTCGCCTCTTCGGCTGGCGTCGGGCAGGCGGAGACATCCAGGCCGCTGTGCAGACCTCGGTGGACCGCTGCCTGCGCGCGGGGACGCTCGTGCGGCAGTCGAGCGGGGTGCTGCGGGCAGCCTAGATTGTGCCAGCCACAGATCTGCGATCCGGGCCCGCCATCGACTCCGAACGTGGTGGTCGCGGCATTCCGCTCCACCGAAGAGTCACCCGCCGATAGACAAACCGATTCTCGGCGATCAAGCACTGCTCTCGGAGAACCGCAATAGCACCGCACCCGCGGTGCAATTGATGTAGGCAGTACATGTGATCTCCCGGCACGAAACCCTGAGCCGGTGCCACCCCGGCGTTCCGCCGGAACGGCACCTGCAACTCGACTGACACGAGGTCGGGCAATCGACGCAAACTGTCTCCCCCGCAGAAGTTGTCGCGCAGAGTACAACTCCCCGCAGACGACTACGGCGCCAATCAGTCCGCCCGCGAGGTTAATCCAGTCCGGTTCCTGAGCGAGAAGCCCGACATCAATCACAGCGCCCAGTCGATCCGCTCCAAGCGAAAGGCCTAGATGACCCAGCCACTGGACGACGATCAGGAACACGCTGGCGACCCCGCTCCCGCCTACGACCGGGAGGCGGAGGTCCGCAGGGTCTTGGCGAGCGACGAGAGCCTGATGGGGCGCATCTACTGCTACGAGCGTGACAAGCTCACGCCCCAGCAGATCGCAGATGCGGAGGGCAATCAGACGCCCGCATTCGTCTACAACTACCGGCTCCAGATCAACTCCATCGTCCACGGCGAGGTCCCCGACAGTGCGTGGGTGGCACGAGGCGTGGCAGCAAAACTCCGCCGCTGGCTAAGGGTCGTTGAGCTGTCTCCCGATCTCCGACGCGATCTGCAGAAGCTCGAGTCGACAGCCAGGAGCCGGGCCGACGACCCCGACGCGGAGGCTGACCTTCTCAAAGAGGCGGTCACCAAGACCGTCGAAGCAGAGCAAAAAGCCGGAGCCGGCATCTACGTCTACACGCTCCCCCACTACCTTAAGCACCCAATCGACCCCGCGTCTGGCAAGACGCTGTTGAAGGTCGGACACTCCGCGAGGGATGCTCACTACCGAGCCGGATCCCAGGGCAGGTTGACTGCGCTGCCCGAAGATCCGCTCCTCCTGAGGATCTACCCGGCGCAGGAGTCGTCCAAGACCGAGCGGGAGTTCCACGCCTGGCTCCGCGATGCCGACCACGTCGCGGGCCGCACGCGCCGCGCCGGCTCCGAGTGGTTCGTGACCTCGGTCAAGTTCCTCGACCGGATCGCAGGGTCACTGAACCTCGAGGTGATCGAGGTCAACCAGTTCGACACGAGCGACGACGCATGACCTCGGTCTTCGGGTGGCTCGATCAGGACGACGCCCAACGCGCAGCGATGAGTGACGTCATCAAGATGTTCCAGGACCCCGGAAGTGTCGACGAGCTCGGTGTCGGCGCGATCCGCGACGCCTACTCCAACTCGTTCTTCCCAGGGACTTCGGTGCTGCACACCCGTGTGCGCTACCTCCTCTTCGTACCCTGGCTGATCCAGGAGGCGTCCCGGCGCGGCAAGCCGATGGACCAGGCCCGCAAGGAGCTACGGGAGCACGAGGTTCGATTGATCCGTTCCCTGATCGAAGGCGGGATGAAGTCCGGAGTCATCGGCAGCCAGGCGCAGGACCGGCTCAAGACGATGCCGAGCCAGACCTACTGGCCCGCTCTTCAACGACTCGGCATCGTCCGGTGGGACGTCAGCATCGACTCACATCTGCGCCGAGCGACCCAGAGCGCGCGCCTCGGCGTCGAGGTCACCGAGGCAGACTCGCCAGACCGTGGCAGCGTCGACCTCGGCTGTGACCGGCAACTGCCACCGCGGCCCCGAGACCTGCTCACCTCAGCGACATTCGACCTCACCACCGACGAGGCCTCCTACCTTCAGTCGGTGTTCGCACGTCTCCCCGGCAACAGCCTCTTGTCGTGGCTGGCGGTACGCCCGGAGGCCGCCACCGGTGACCGCCTGTGGGACTCACCCGCTGTCGCGGGACTGCCAGCGGAACTGGGAAGCCGCGTCGACCACGCCCGACGACTGCACCACGCGTGGCACGGCGCACCCCTTCTCTACAACCTAATGCTTGCCGAACTCGAGGAGAACGACGACCTGACCGAGGAATACCACGAGCGACTGACGAGGTGGGAAGACGAGCTGCACGACCACCGCGTGTTCGAAGGCTGGTCCAGACCCGACTTCTGGACCGTCACCCAGGCTCTGAACCCGCGACTTCGCCGCAGCACCCGAAGCTTCGTGGAGCGCTGGTTTGAGCTGGCCGAGGCTGGCGAGCACGCGGGCAAGGACGCCCGCGAGCTCGTCCGAACCCGCGAAATGCAGCTGAAGAATAGGCGTAGCCGGCTGTTGGACGCGCAAGCGCGCCAGACGTGGACCCCGGGAGCTGGCACAGGGCGCCTCGCCTTCCGGTGGGACATCGCCCGCAGTTTCCTCGGCGACGTGCGCGCCGCCCTCGACCCCGACCTCACCTCGGCGGGCGCCGTCGAGCCGGAGCGTGCCTGATGCTGAATCCCGAGAACCGACACCTGCTGACCGACGCGCTGCGGCCACCTAGCGGTTTCACCGTCGACGTCGCCCTCGCGACGACGTACACGCTGGACCTGCACTCGTTGCTACTGGCGCCCCTGGCGATGGCGGCCTACGACCACACGTCAGCGGAGACCCCCGATGCCGCGACCCCGGTCGCCCTCCTCGAGTCGATCCGACGCCACGCAGAGCACACCACCGTCCTGTGTCAGGCCGCCGGGATCCACGTACCAGGGACCTACCACCGGCTTGCGGCCTTCGCCGAGGGCATGGTCGCCGAGGTCGTACCCCCGACGGGTGGCACCTTCCATCCCAAGATCTGGGTCATCAGGTTCATCGACGTCGACGGCACTCGACGCCATCGTTTTGCCTGCCTGAGCAGGAACCTCACCGGCGACCGCTCCTGGGACACCGTGCTGGTCTGCGAGGAGGACCCCGCCACCGAGGCGCAGCTCGACCCTCAGCCCGTCGCCACCTTCGTGCGCGAGCTGCTCGGTTCGCTCGTACGGCCTCTTTCGCCGGAGCGTCAGGCACAGGTGCTCGACCTGTGCGACAGCCTCGCTGGCGCACCCCTGGCGGTCCCGTCGCCCTTCACCGCAGCCCGGGCCGTGCCGCTTGGCACCCCGTCAGGCGACAGCTGGCCTCTGCCGGAGCGTGCCTCGCGCCTGGCCGTGATCTCACCCTTCCTTGAGTCGTCCGCTCTCGGGCGACTCCCTAAGACAGACGGCCGCAGCATCCTCCTCTCCCGTACGGAGACCTTCGAACGGGTCGGTCGCGACGCGTGTGGCGACGCCGAGACGCTCGTGCTCCAGGCGATGGCCGACGTCGTGTCAGCCGAGGAGGACCCTGCGGATGCGGTGAACACAGACCGCGCGACAAGCGGGCCGCCTCCCCGCGGTCTCCACGCCAAGGTGTTCGCGTGGGAGGAAGGCCGCACGAGCCACCTCCTCACCGGGTCAGCCAACTGCACTGCTGCAGCGTTCGGCGCCAACATCGAGATGTCGGTGTTGCTGAGCGGGTCGAAGGCCGTCTGCGGGATCGATGCCGTACTCGGTGATGCCAAGACCGGACTGCTCGCGCTCACCCAGCCGCACGAGATCGTCGAGGCGGACGGGGTGGAGGACTCGACTTACGTCGTCGAACGTCGCATCGAGCAGTGGCACGCGGCCCTCGCCTCGAGGTGTCCGACACTGTCCGCGGAGACGACTGGCGACGACTTCTGTCTGAAGCTCGACGTCAATCTCCCCGCGGACCCGCACGGTCTCGCCAAGTCGACCACCGTGCGGCCGGTGGCTTCGAAGAACTCGCCCGCGCGACCATTGGGCTCGGACCTCAGCTGGCGGAACGTCAGCTTGCACGGCCTGAGTCCCTATCTCGTGGTCAGCACCACGGCGGGCGTCGACGGCTTTCCGCTCGTCCGGGAGTGCGTCATCCTCTGCGAGATGGTGGGGGCGCCAGGGGACCGTCTCCGTCGCCTGTTGCGCGACCTGCTGTCGCGTCAGCAGGACGTACTGCGCTACTTGGCACTTTTGCTGGGCGATGTCGGAGCCTCCGACCTGCTCGACCGGCTGCTTGCCGACGACGACCCGGATGATCCGGACGACCAGGCGGATGGTGGCTTCAGGCCGGGATTCCACGACCTCGTGCTGCTCGAGCCGCTGGTCAAGGCCGCGGCGCGCAACGACGACGCGCTCGTGCGCGCACACCGACTTCTCGACGACCTCCGCGACTCGGAGGGCAACCTCACCCAGCTCGACGAAGACTTCCTGCACCTGTGGCAGGTCGTATGGGAGGCAGCTCAGCGATGACGAATAAGTCCGATGGCCCGACGTCCGAGCAGTCGGGCCGGCCCGACGTGGAACACGAGCTGCGCCAGCTCAAGGACTTCCAGCGGCGCACCGTCGATCTTGTGCACGATCGCCTCTGGAGCACAGAGGACCCGACTCGACGTTTCCTCGTCGCTGACGAGGTCGGCCTCGGCAAAACGCTGGTAGCCCGCGGCGTCATCGCCAAGACCATCGACCACCTCTGGGATTCGGTCCCCCGCATCGACGTTGTCTACATCTGCTCGAACTCCCAGATTGCCCGCCAGAATCTTCCGAAGCTACGCGTCGGCGGCGATGTCGAACGCCACCACGCTGACCGGCTCACCATGCTCGCCACCGAGCTGCGTCACCTCGAAGGACGCAAGCTCAACTTCGTCTCTTTCACCCCAGGCACTTCCTTCAACCTGCGCAGCAATGGCGGGAAGGTCGAAGAGCGAGTCCTGCTCTACTGGTTGCTCAAACTGACCTGGAGCTCCGAGGTACGCCCGGGGCCCTGGATGAACTTCTTCCGCGGCCGCGTGCGAGTCGAGACCTTCCGCCGTCGAGTCGACGAGTTCGACCCGTCCCACCTCTCGGCTGACCTCGCGCGGGACTTCGCCGAGAGTCTGCAGACCCCCGGGTTGGAAGGACGCGCGCTCATCGACGACGTCCGCGAGTGCGTCCAGCGGTACCGCAACGCCGGCGGGCGCGTGTCGTCCCAGCTCAGTTCGGACCGTTACTGGGTGATGGGGAAGTTGCGCAGGATGCTCGCTCGTGCCGCTGTCAAGCGCCTCGAGCCCGACCTCGTGATCCTCGACGAGTTCCAGCGCTTCAAGGACCTGATGGCAGACGAAGGGGAAGGCGCCGAGCTGGCGCGGGAGCTCTTCGACCACGGTGACGCTCGGCTTCTCCTCCTCAGCGCTACTCCGTTCAAGATGTACACGCTGCCCGACGAGCCCGAGGGCGACGACCACTACCGCGACTTCGTCGACACCGTGGGCTTCCTGGCCGGCAGCGACCGGGCCGCAGCCGTTCAACAGCACCTCGCCGACCTCCGCACTGGGCTGTATGCGGATGACGGCGACAAGGCTAAAGCCGCGCGGGACCTTGCCCAGACCGAGCTGCGTCGCGTCATGTCACGCACCGAGCGGTTGGCTACCACGCCCGACCGTGACGGCTTCGTCGTCCCGCACGAGCTGCCGGAGACCTCGCTCCGCGCAGACGACGTCCGCGACTACGCACGTGTCAGCGCTGTGTCCAAGGCGGTTGGGGGCCAGGAACCGTTGGAATACTGGCGGTCCGCGCCGTTCGTGCTGGAGCTCATGGAGGGCTATCAGATCAAGCAGAAGCTGCTGACCCACGCATCCGACGACCCTGCTCTGGTCGATGCGGTCGACCGTGACGGCGGGTCCAGACTGCGCTGGTCGGACATCGTGCGCTACGCACCGCTCGAGCCGGGAAACGCGAAGATGCGGGGGCTGATGGCCGACGTACTCGACCGCGGAGCCTGGCAACTGGCGTGGATCCCCCCGTCCCTGTCCTACTACGACCTCGATGGGCCCTACGCCGACTCTCGGCTCTGCGACTTCACAAAGCGGCTGGTCTTCTCTTCCTGGGCTGTCGCCCCGAAGGCAATTGGCACAGTCCTGAGCTATGAGGCCGAGCGACGGATCAACGAGGTCGCCGCGACCTCGAGCCGATCAGCGAGCCTCAACCGGTATGACGGACCCCGGGCAACCGGATTGCTGAACTTCCAACAGTCCGAGGGGCGACTCACCGGCATGCCAGTGCTGAGTCTCCTCTATCCCTCGGTTGCCCTGGCAGAGGCCGGCGACCCGGTCACTGTCGCTCGCAACCTCGGCGCCACCTTTCCCCTGTCCTGGGAAGACATGGAGCGTGTCGTCCGAACCCGCGTCAGGGGCCTCCTGGACACCCTTCCGAGAGGTCCGTCGGGAGGCATGAGAGAGGACGCCGACTGGTACTGGGCAGCGGGGGCGCTCTTGGACCGAAGTCGTGGGCTCGACCGGATCGCCACCTTGCCCTACGGCTCGTCCGATGACGAGCCGGACGACCGCCGACGGTTCGTCGACCACCTAGCCGAGGCTCGAGCGCTCGATGCCACGCAACTCGGACGCCGCCCTGAGGACCTCGAGGACGTCCTCGTCCTCCTG
This window encodes:
- a CDS encoding DUF6361 family protein; its protein translation is MTSVFGWLDQDDAQRAAMSDVIKMFQDPGSVDELGVGAIRDAYSNSFFPGTSVLHTRVRYLLFVPWLIQEASRRGKPMDQARKELREHEVRLIRSLIEGGMKSGVIGSQAQDRLKTMPSQTYWPALQRLGIVRWDVSIDSHLRRATQSARLGVEVTEADSPDRGSVDLGCDRQLPPRPRDLLTSATFDLTTDEASYLQSVFARLPGNSLLSWLAVRPEAATGDRLWDSPAVAGLPAELGSRVDHARRLHHAWHGAPLLYNLMLAELEENDDLTEEYHERLTRWEDELHDHRVFEGWSRPDFWTVTQALNPRLRRSTRSFVERWFELAEAGEHAGKDARELVRTREMQLKNRRSRLLDAQARQTWTPGAGTGRLAFRWDIARSFLGDVRAALDPDLTSAGAVEPERA
- a CDS encoding helicase-related protein, producing the protein MTNKSDGPTSEQSGRPDVEHELRQLKDFQRRTVDLVHDRLWSTEDPTRRFLVADEVGLGKTLVARGVIAKTIDHLWDSVPRIDVVYICSNSQIARQNLPKLRVGGDVERHHADRLTMLATELRHLEGRKLNFVSFTPGTSFNLRSNGGKVEERVLLYWLLKLTWSSEVRPGPWMNFFRGRVRVETFRRRVDEFDPSHLSADLARDFAESLQTPGLEGRALIDDVRECVQRYRNAGGRVSSQLSSDRYWVMGKLRRMLARAAVKRLEPDLVILDEFQRFKDLMADEGEGAELARELFDHGDARLLLLSATPFKMYTLPDEPEGDDHYRDFVDTVGFLAGSDRAAAVQQHLADLRTGLYADDGDKAKAARDLAQTELRRVMSRTERLATTPDRDGFVVPHELPETSLRADDVRDYARVSAVSKAVGGQEPLEYWRSAPFVLELMEGYQIKQKLLTHASDDPALVDAVDRDGGSRLRWSDIVRYAPLEPGNAKMRGLMADVLDRGAWQLAWIPPSLSYYDLDGPYADSRLCDFTKRLVFSSWAVAPKAIGTVLSYEAERRINEVAATSSRSASLNRYDGPRATGLLNFQQSEGRLTGMPVLSLLYPSVALAEAGDPVTVARNLGATFPLSWEDMERVVRTRVRGLLDTLPRGPSGGMREDADWYWAAGALLDRSRGLDRIATLPYGSSDDEPDDRRRFVDHLAEARALDATQLGRRPEDLEDVLVLLAVGGPGIAALRALSRVSGGESVISTQGTRDGASRMAWSLRNLFNKPELMGIIRGAGRDAYWQDVLVHCVHGGLQGVLDEYVYLLDQAVGRDDPTDKASAIARRFDEATSLRTATQTFTDVSTADGQVKLESHRTRTHLAVRFGRGVAEDDKSVMREGQVREAFNSPFWPFVLASTSVGQEGLDFHHYSHAVVHWNLPSNPVDLEQREGRVHRYQGHAVRKDVAASYHDHPAVVNADNPWACMFELALDERKAGLSDIYPSWVPPMDKGSARIERYVPALPLSRESHALQRLLRTVGAYRMVLGQPRQEDLLRYLGERAHDLTGLQIDLEPGR
- a CDS encoding phospholipase D family protein; this translates as MLNPENRHLLTDALRPPSGFTVDVALATTYTLDLHSLLLAPLAMAAYDHTSAETPDAATPVALLESIRRHAEHTTVLCQAAGIHVPGTYHRLAAFAEGMVAEVVPPTGGTFHPKIWVIRFIDVDGTRRHRFACLSRNLTGDRSWDTVLVCEEDPATEAQLDPQPVATFVRELLGSLVRPLSPERQAQVLDLCDSLAGAPLAVPSPFTAARAVPLGTPSGDSWPLPERASRLAVISPFLESSALGRLPKTDGRSILLSRTETFERVGRDACGDAETLVLQAMADVVSAEEDPADAVNTDRATSGPPPRGLHAKVFAWEEGRTSHLLTGSANCTAAAFGANIEMSVLLSGSKAVCGIDAVLGDAKTGLLALTQPHEIVEADGVEDSTYVVERRIEQWHAALASRCPTLSAETTGDDFCLKLDVNLPADPHGLAKSTTVRPVASKNSPARPLGSDLSWRNVSLHGLSPYLVVSTTAGVDGFPLVRECVILCEMVGAPGDRLRRLLRDLLSRQQDVLRYLALLLGDVGASDLLDRLLADDDPDDPDDQADGGFRPGFHDLVLLEPLVKAAARNDDALVRAHRLLDDLRDSEGNLTQLDEDFLHLWQVVWEAAQR